One genomic region from Armatimonadota bacterium encodes:
- a CDS encoding branched-chain amino acid ABC transporter permease: protein MDAFLWAFRLAVLVVVVWGTIGTLRLGRYTSEQWLDFVVFGLAQGGIYALIALGYTMVYGILRMINFAHGEVFMSGAYTAYFVAAPLAASGFLNRHPLVSLLLVVVVAAATSTSVAVLVERVAYRPLRRAPRLVPLITAIGASFFLQYAFRGLYGSGFKAYPEFAVFRGEWQIAGVGILRTQAVVLVAAALFMFALYQVVMRTKVGRAMRAVSEDKDAAALMGIDVDRIIVLTFAIGGAAAGAAGVLYALVFKQVHFFMGFVPGIKAFTSAVLGGIGNIPGAMLGGLFLGVVESVGPALFLDGLGIVAPYQLKDVIAFTMLVMVLIFRPSGILGERLAAKKA, encoded by the coding sequence GTGGACGCCTTCCTGTGGGCGTTCCGGCTGGCGGTGCTGGTGGTGGTGGTGTGGGGGACCATCGGCACCCTGCGCCTGGGCCGCTACACGAGCGAGCAGTGGCTGGACTTTGTCGTCTTCGGCCTGGCCCAGGGGGGGATCTACGCCCTCATCGCCCTGGGCTACACCATGGTCTACGGCATCCTGCGCATGATCAACTTCGCCCACGGCGAGGTGTTCATGAGCGGGGCCTACACCGCCTACTTCGTGGCCGCGCCCCTGGCGGCGTCGGGTTTTCTCAACCGCCACCCCCTGGTCTCCCTGCTGCTGGTCGTCGTGGTGGCCGCGGCGACCTCCACCAGCGTGGCGGTCCTGGTGGAGCGGGTGGCCTACCGCCCTCTGCGGCGGGCGCCGCGCCTGGTGCCCCTGATCACCGCCATCGGGGCGTCGTTTTTCCTGCAGTACGCGTTCCGGGGGCTGTACGGGTCCGGCTTTAAGGCGTATCCCGAGTTCGCCGTCTTCCGGGGCGAGTGGCAGATCGCCGGGGTGGGCATCCTGCGCACCCAGGCGGTGGTCCTGGTGGCCGCCGCCCTGTTCATGTTCGCCCTGTACCAGGTGGTGATGCGCACCAAGGTGGGCCGGGCCATGCGGGCCGTCTCCGAAGACAAGGATGCTGCGGCCCTGATGGGCATCGACGTGGACCGGATCATCGTCCTCACCTTTGCCATCGGCGGAGCCGCCGCCGGGGCGGCCGGGGTGCTGTACGCCCTGGTCTTCAAGCAGGTGCACTTCTTCATGGGGTTTGTGCCGGGCATCAAGGCGTTCACCTCCGCCGTCCTGGGAGGGATCGGCAACATCCCCGGCGCCATGCTGGGGGGGCTGTTCCTGGGCGTGGTGGAGTCGGTGGGGCCGGCCCTGTTCCTGGACGGCCTGGGGATTGTGGCCCCCTACCAGCTGAAGGACGTGATCGCCTTCACCATGCTGGTCATGGTCCTGATCTTCCGGCCTTCAGGCATCCTGGGAGAGCGCCTGGCGGCCAAGAAGGCGTAG
- a CDS encoding branched-chain amino acid ABC transporter permease gives MAGPPALRRAVTAGLVWGAAAVFVSLAGMVEMMHARAILSGVVSLGQGLLLLAVFGSGYTAARAARARGGAGLLAGGLAGCAAAVPVAVLVLAGERVNLRTMFVNASPALFRILTFDRGAAAVWAIPILGAVAGGLGAAAVVVPAVWRRPVSWGVASVLVLSIFQELIQLILQSEGLPALVREFLYAPDGPSVPGGTAAFLGTAAAAGIWPRVSRPAQARVRKMPPVGRGLVRAALLGAGLLALLLVPVAGGPFVAQVIVIVGLYTLMGLGLNLEVGLAGLLDLGFVAFFAIGAYTVGLLTSTGPLGIARWSFWAAVPVAVAVSLVAGVILGIPVLGIRGDYLAIATLGFGEITRLLVLSDFLRPWLGGSQGVLAIPKPHIGPYELSGPQHLFYVTLVGSALVAYVAWRLERSRLGRAWMAIREDEDVAEALGVNLVQVKLLAYGLGAAFAGVAGAIFAVMVGSVFPHSFQLLISINVLALIIVGGLGSTPGVVVGSLALVGLPELLREFGEFRFLVYGAVLVAMMLLRPEGLLPAAAQRRELREAAETEPAVPAALPVAARAEGRVEVDG, from the coding sequence ATGGCGGGTCCTCCTGCACTGCGCCGGGCGGTGACTGCGGGTCTGGTGTGGGGCGCGGCCGCCGTCTTCGTGTCCCTCGCCGGCATGGTGGAGATGATGCATGCCCGCGCCATCCTCAGCGGCGTGGTGTCCCTGGGGCAGGGCCTGCTCCTGCTGGCGGTCTTCGGCAGCGGGTACACCGCCGCACGCGCCGCCCGCGCGCGGGGCGGCGCCGGCCTGCTGGCCGGGGGACTGGCGGGGTGTGCGGCGGCCGTGCCGGTGGCGGTCCTGGTCCTGGCGGGGGAGCGGGTGAACCTGCGGACGATGTTCGTCAACGCCTCCCCGGCCCTGTTCCGGATCCTGACCTTTGACCGCGGGGCCGCCGCCGTCTGGGCGATCCCGATCCTGGGCGCCGTCGCGGGCGGGCTGGGGGCCGCCGCCGTGGTCGTTCCCGCCGTCTGGCGCCGGCCGGTGAGCTGGGGCGTGGCGTCGGTCCTCGTCCTCAGCATCTTCCAGGAGCTGATCCAGCTCATCCTGCAGTCCGAGGGTCTGCCCGCGCTGGTCCGGGAGTTCCTGTACGCCCCCGACGGGCCGTCGGTGCCCGGAGGAACCGCGGCCTTCCTGGGCACGGCCGCCGCCGCCGGGATCTGGCCCCGGGTCAGCCGTCCCGCGCAGGCCCGGGTCCGGAAGATGCCGCCGGTGGGCCGGGGCCTGGTGCGCGCGGCGCTGCTGGGAGCGGGCCTGCTGGCGCTGCTGCTGGTGCCGGTGGCCGGCGGGCCGTTCGTGGCCCAGGTCATCGTCATCGTGGGCCTGTACACTCTGATGGGCCTGGGGCTGAACCTGGAGGTGGGGCTGGCGGGGCTGCTGGACCTGGGCTTTGTGGCGTTCTTCGCCATCGGCGCCTACACCGTGGGCCTGCTGACGTCCACGGGTCCTCTGGGCATCGCCCGCTGGTCGTTCTGGGCCGCCGTGCCGGTGGCGGTCGCGGTCTCGCTGGTGGCAGGGGTGATCCTGGGCATTCCCGTGCTGGGCATCCGCGGGGACTACCTGGCCATCGCCACTCTGGGATTCGGCGAGATCACCCGCCTGCTGGTCCTGTCGGACTTCCTGCGGCCGTGGCTGGGAGGCTCCCAGGGAGTGCTGGCCATCCCCAAGCCGCACATCGGTCCGTATGAGCTGTCCGGCCCCCAGCACCTGTTCTACGTGACCCTGGTCGGCTCGGCCCTGGTGGCCTACGTGGCGTGGCGGCTGGAGCGGTCCCGGCTGGGGCGGGCCTGGATGGCCATCCGGGAAGACGAGGACGTGGCCGAGGCGCTGGGGGTGAACCTGGTCCAGGTCAAGCTGCTGGCCTACGGGCTGGGGGCGGCGTTTGCCGGGGTGGCCGGGGCGATCTTCGCGGTCATGGTGGGGTCGGTGTTCCCCCACAGCTTCCAGCTGCTGATCTCGATCAACGTGCTGGCCCTGATCATCGTGGGCGGGCTGGGCAGCACTCCGGGCGTGGTGGTGGGCTCCCTGGCCCTGGTGGGGTTGCCCGAGCTGCTGCGGGAGTTCGGCGAGTTCCGCTTCCTGGTGTACGGCGCCGTCCTGGTGGCCATGATGCTCCTGCGGCCGGAGGGCCTGCTGCCGGCCGCCGCCCAGCGGCGGGAACTGCGGGAGGCCGCGGAGACCGAGCCGGCGGTGCCCGCCGCCCTGCCGGTGGCGGCTCGCGCCGAGGGCCGGGTGGAGGTGGACGGGTGA
- a CDS encoding ABC transporter ATP-binding protein, producing MSILRARGVTKRFGGLVALNQLDLDVRERAIHSIIGPNGAGKTTFFNCVTGFYRPEEGAIVFGEDSLVGLRPDEIAALGIARTYQNIRLFANMTVLDNVLVGMHLHLTSSWVGAVLGARSVAREEAQAVRRARELLEFVGLAGREHFLARNLPYGEQRRLEIARALAARPRLLLLDEPTAGMNPRETVEMMAFIRRLRDELGITILLIEHQMRVVMGISETVTVLDYGVKISEGTPQQVQNDPRVIEAYLGTRRVGASAG from the coding sequence ATGAGCATCCTGCGGGCGCGGGGCGTCACCAAGCGGTTCGGCGGCCTGGTGGCCCTCAACCAGCTGGACCTGGACGTCCGCGAGCGGGCCATCCACAGCATCATCGGCCCCAACGGAGCCGGCAAGACCACGTTCTTCAACTGCGTCACGGGCTTTTACCGTCCCGAAGAGGGGGCCATCGTCTTCGGCGAGGACTCCCTGGTGGGGCTGCGGCCCGACGAGATCGCCGCCCTGGGCATCGCCCGCACCTACCAGAACATCCGCCTGTTCGCCAACATGACGGTCCTGGACAACGTGCTGGTGGGCATGCACCTCCACCTGACCAGCAGCTGGGTGGGGGCGGTCCTGGGGGCGCGGTCGGTGGCCCGGGAGGAGGCCCAGGCGGTGCGCCGCGCCCGCGAGCTGCTGGAGTTCGTCGGCCTCGCCGGGCGGGAGCACTTCCTGGCCCGCAACCTGCCCTACGGGGAGCAGCGGCGGCTGGAGATCGCCCGGGCCCTGGCGGCCCGGCCCCGGCTGCTGCTGCTGGACGAGCCCACCGCCGGGATGAATCCCCGGGAGACCGTGGAGATGATGGCGTTCATCCGCCGGCTGCGGGACGAGCTGGGGATCACCATCCTGCTCATCGAGCACCAGATGCGGGTGGTGATGGGGATTTCGGAGACGGTGACGGTCCTGGACTACGGGGTGAAGATCTCCGAGGGGACCCCTCAGCAGGTGCAGAACGACCCGCGGGTCATTGAAGCGTACCTGGGGACGCGGCGGGTGGGCGCGTCCGCCGGGTGA
- a CDS encoding ABC transporter ATP-binding protein gives MALLEVDSLHVYYGQIHALKGISLTVEPGEIVTLIGANGAGKSTTLNTISGLLRPRQGRITLAGEDLAALPPHEIVRRGVVQVPEGRRIFGQLTVLENLSMGAYTRTDRDGIQEDLERVFTLFPRLKERRHQVAGTLSGGEQQMLAIGRALMARPRVLLMDEPSMGLAPVLVEQIFETITSINRQGTTVLLVEQNAYMALQIAHRGYVLQTGEIVLSGSARELQADEDVRRAYLGG, from the coding sequence ATGGCGCTGCTGGAAGTCGACTCCCTGCACGTCTACTACGGGCAGATCCACGCCCTGAAGGGGATTTCCCTGACGGTGGAGCCGGGGGAGATCGTCACCCTCATCGGCGCCAACGGCGCCGGCAAGAGCACGACCCTCAACACCATCAGCGGCCTGCTGCGCCCCCGCCAGGGCCGGATCACCCTGGCCGGGGAGGACCTGGCGGCGCTGCCGCCCCACGAGATCGTGCGCCGGGGCGTGGTGCAGGTGCCCGAAGGGCGGCGTATCTTCGGCCAGCTCACGGTCCTGGAGAACCTGTCCATGGGCGCCTACACCCGCACCGACCGGGACGGCATCCAGGAGGACCTGGAGCGGGTGTTCACCCTGTTCCCGCGGCTGAAGGAGCGGCGCCACCAGGTGGCCGGGACCCTGTCGGGTGGCGAGCAGCAGATGCTGGCCATCGGACGGGCCCTGATGGCCCGCCCCCGGGTCCTGCTGATGGACGAGCCCAGCATGGGGCTGGCGCCGGTCCTGGTGGAGCAGATCTTCGAGACCATCACCAGCATCAACCGCCAGGGGACCACCGTCCTGCTGGTGGAGCAGAACGCCTACATGGCCCTGCAGATCGCCCACCGGGGCTACGTGCTGCAGACGGGCGAGATCGTGCTGTCGGGGTCGGCCCGCGAGCTGCAGGCCGACGAGGACGTGCGCCGCGCCTATCTGGGCGGCTGA
- a CDS encoding ATP-binding protein produces MRSIRWKLTSSYLLLVLLVLLLVTAYGARALHRSYINSYAYAVSIQAKVISLMMREYAGDRNLADLQPMVQTLRWRREATITLIDATGRSAPPVDPGAPEVAAAFAGRESQAVRYDPATGEVRVFAAAPVLGPDGRIVGVVQVSAPEAWVWRQLRRQAPGALGAVLVGLLAAWVVGSRLSRRLTQPLLQLGQVAERLAAGDFAGRVPHDDTEELARLGRTFNTMADHLQRTIAEITAERKKLEAIVGGMTDGVVATDRHGAVVLFTRAAAELLGTPPDSALGRPARDVLRGGRLAALLEDAARGRIIAEELPPGLVGDRVVEVHCAPYRDDRGEVIGAVAVLRDVTELRQTERLRRELTANVSHELRTPLTSIKGFTETLLDGAMRDEATCRRFLTIIQSEVDRLVKLVDDLLDLSRLESRHVTLDLQPVDVGALVAHTVDKLRPLADAGGLTFVVQAPPGVVAPADRDRLEQVLTNLIDNALKYTPAGGRVEVAVHPRAGEVEVTVSDTGRGIPAEDLPHVFERFYRADRSRTRGSGGTGLGLAIARHIVEAHGGRIAVRSRPGEGTTFTVVLPRNGGSRTGQEG; encoded by the coding sequence GTGCGGTCCATCCGGTGGAAGCTGACCTCGTCCTACCTGCTGCTGGTCCTGCTGGTCCTGCTTCTGGTGACCGCCTACGGGGCCCGGGCCCTGCACCGTTCGTACATCAACTCCTACGCGTACGCCGTGTCCATTCAGGCCAAGGTCATCTCCCTGATGATGCGGGAGTACGCCGGCGACCGCAACCTGGCGGACCTGCAGCCCATGGTGCAGACCCTGCGGTGGCGCCGGGAGGCCACCATCACCCTGATCGACGCCACCGGGCGGTCGGCGCCGCCGGTGGACCCGGGCGCGCCCGAGGTGGCGGCGGCGTTCGCCGGCCGCGAGAGCCAGGCGGTGCGCTATGACCCGGCCACCGGAGAAGTGCGCGTGTTCGCCGCGGCCCCGGTGCTGGGCCCCGACGGCCGGATCGTGGGCGTGGTGCAGGTGTCCGCCCCGGAGGCGTGGGTGTGGCGCCAGCTGCGGCGCCAGGCGCCCGGCGCCCTGGGCGCCGTCCTGGTGGGCCTGCTGGCGGCGTGGGTGGTGGGATCGCGGCTCAGCCGGCGCCTGACCCAGCCGCTGCTGCAGCTGGGCCAGGTGGCCGAACGCCTGGCCGCCGGCGACTTCGCCGGGCGCGTCCCCCACGACGACACCGAGGAACTGGCCCGGCTGGGCCGGACGTTCAACACCATGGCCGACCACCTCCAGCGCACCATCGCCGAGATCACCGCCGAGCGCAAGAAGCTGGAGGCCATCGTCGGCGGCATGACCGACGGGGTGGTGGCCACCGACCGGCACGGTGCGGTCGTCCTGTTCACCCGCGCCGCCGCCGAGCTGCTGGGGACGCCCCCCGACTCCGCCCTGGGCCGGCCGGCCCGGGACGTCCTCCGGGGCGGGCGCCTGGCCGCCCTGCTGGAGGACGCCGCCCGGGGGCGGATCATCGCCGAGGAACTGCCCCCCGGGCTGGTGGGCGACCGGGTGGTGGAGGTCCACTGCGCCCCCTACCGGGACGACCGGGGCGAGGTGATCGGCGCGGTGGCCGTCCTGCGGGACGTGACGGAGCTGCGGCAGACCGAGCGGCTGCGCCGGGAGCTGACCGCCAACGTCTCCCACGAACTGCGGACGCCGCTGACCTCCATCAAAGGGTTCACCGAGACGCTGCTGGACGGCGCCATGCGCGACGAGGCCACCTGCCGCCGGTTCCTCACCATCATCCAGAGCGAGGTGGACCGGCTGGTGAAACTGGTGGACGACCTGCTGGACCTGTCGCGCCTGGAGAGCCGCCATGTGACCCTGGACCTGCAGCCGGTGGACGTGGGCGCGCTGGTCGCCCACACGGTGGACAAGCTGCGCCCCCTGGCCGACGCCGGCGGGCTGACGTTCGTGGTGCAGGCGCCGCCGGGCGTCGTGGCGCCCGCCGACAGGGACCGCCTGGAGCAGGTCCTGACCAACCTGATCGACAACGCCCTCAAGTACACCCCCGCCGGCGGCCGCGTGGAGGTGGCGGTGCATCCCCGGGCGGGCGAGGTGGAGGTCACCGTGTCCGACACCGGCCGCGGCATCCCTGCCGAGGACCTGCCCCACGTCTTCGAGAGGTTCTACCGGGCAGACCGCTCCCGGACCCGCGGGTCGGGGGGCACGGGGCTGGGGCTGGCCATCGCCCGCCACATCGTGGAGGCCCACGGCGGCCGCATCGCGGTGCGCAGCCGCCCCGGTGAAGGGACCACCTTCACCGTGGTCCTCCCCCGCAACGGCGGCTCCCGAACCGGCCAGGAGGGCTGA
- a CDS encoding response regulator transcription factor, with protein MAARILVVDDEPHIVELVRYNLLREGFDVVTAADGGEALARARDARPDLIILDIMLPSVDGLEVCRRIRRESAVPIIMLTARDGEVERVGGLESGADDYVTKPFSPRELVARVRAILRRTATPAAPAAPGPLRAGALVLDPATHEVTLGGRPVDLTAKEFELLRLLMSHPNRVFTRDFLLERIWGYDYYGSTRTVDMHISRLREKIEDDPVTPTYIVTVRGVGYKFKGADGSRRGTPEAR; from the coding sequence ATGGCCGCGCGGATCCTGGTGGTCGACGACGAGCCGCATATCGTGGAACTGGTGCGCTACAACCTGCTGCGGGAGGGGTTCGACGTGGTGACCGCTGCCGACGGCGGCGAGGCCCTGGCCCGCGCCCGGGACGCGCGGCCGGACCTCATCATCCTGGACATCATGCTGCCGTCGGTGGACGGGCTGGAGGTGTGCCGGCGGATCCGGCGGGAGTCCGCCGTCCCCATCATCATGCTCACCGCCCGGGACGGGGAGGTCGAGCGCGTGGGAGGGCTGGAGTCCGGCGCCGACGACTACGTCACCAAACCCTTCTCCCCCCGGGAACTGGTGGCCCGGGTGCGCGCCATCCTCCGGCGCACCGCCACCCCCGCCGCCCCCGCAGCCCCCGGCCCGCTGCGGGCGGGAGCGCTGGTCCTGGATCCCGCCACCCATGAGGTGACGCTGGGGGGCCGCCCCGTGGACCTCACCGCCAAGGAGTTCGAGCTGCTGCGGCTGCTGATGAGCCATCCCAACCGGGTCTTCACCCGGGACTTCCTGCTGGAGCGGATCTGGGGGTACGACTACTACGGCAGCACCCGGACGGTAGACATGCACATCAGCCGCCTGCGGGAGAAGATCGAGGATGATCCGGTGACGCCCACCTACATCGTCACCGTGCGCGGGGTGGGCTACAAGTTCAAAGGGGCCGACGGCTCCCGCCGGGGGACGCCGGAGGCCCGCTGA
- a CDS encoding DUF2231 domain-containing protein produces MPFLYHPLVVHFPIALWLTSFLFDLLHAWRRDRTFAVASAYLVGLGLLGAGVSIVAGFLDYRPLVAEGVGQAFIDRHRVHSLLAYTATGLYLALFVARWRWHQMPRALSLAAAAAGAVLIGLTGWWGGEVRRIM; encoded by the coding sequence ATGCCGTTTCTCTATCATCCCCTGGTGGTGCACTTCCCCATCGCCCTGTGGCTCACCAGTTTCCTGTTCGACCTCCTGCACGCCTGGCGGCGGGACCGGACGTTCGCCGTGGCGTCAGCATACCTGGTGGGGCTGGGGCTGCTGGGGGCGGGGGTGTCCATCGTCGCCGGCTTCCTGGACTACCGCCCCCTGGTGGCCGAGGGGGTCGGCCAGGCTTTCATCGACCGCCACCGGGTGCACAGCCTGCTGGCCTACACCGCCACGGGGCTGTACCTGGCCCTGTTTGTCGCCCGGTGGCGGTGGCACCAGATGCCCCGCGCCCTGTCCCTGGCCGCGGCGGCGGCGGGGGCGGTGCTGATCGGCCTGACGGGGTGGTGGGGAGGCGAGGTCCGCCGGATCATGTGA
- the tdh gene encoding L-threonine 3-dehydrogenase — MPRAPEMRAVVKSDAGPGLDLATVPVPRPGPGEILVQVWAAGICGTDLHIATWDAWARSRVIPPRIIGHEFCGTVVETADDVDGVAVGDFVSGEGHIACGRCRPCRTGLNHLCERLQVVGIDRDGAFAEYVTLPARNAWKVDPGIPRDVAAILDPLGNAVHAALEAPLVGRRVAVVGCGPIGLMAIAICRHAGAAFVAASDISDARLALARRMGADLVVDARTEDLAARIREAGGDGVDVVLEMSGSEAGLAAGLRALRPGGWVSLLGLPDQPVRVDLAGGVIFKGARLAGIFGRKIWQTWEEATALLRRGLDVIPVITHRFPLERFQEAFDLLRAGAAGKVLLYL; from the coding sequence ATGCCGCGGGCGCCTGAGATGCGGGCGGTGGTCAAGTCCGACGCCGGGCCCGGGCTGGACCTGGCTACGGTGCCGGTACCGCGTCCCGGTCCCGGCGAGATCCTGGTGCAGGTGTGGGCCGCCGGGATCTGCGGGACCGACCTGCACATCGCCACCTGGGATGCCTGGGCCCGCTCCCGGGTGATCCCGCCGCGGATCATCGGCCACGAGTTCTGCGGCACGGTGGTGGAGACCGCCGACGACGTGGACGGCGTGGCCGTGGGCGACTTCGTCAGCGGGGAAGGGCACATCGCCTGCGGGCGCTGCCGGCCCTGCCGGACGGGGCTGAACCACCTCTGCGAGAGGCTCCAGGTGGTCGGCATCGACCGGGATGGCGCGTTCGCCGAGTACGTCACCCTGCCGGCCCGGAACGCGTGGAAGGTGGATCCGGGCATCCCCCGGGACGTGGCCGCCATCCTGGACCCTCTGGGCAACGCGGTGCACGCGGCCCTGGAGGCGCCGCTGGTCGGCCGCCGGGTGGCGGTGGTGGGCTGCGGCCCCATCGGGCTGATGGCCATTGCCATCTGCCGGCACGCCGGCGCGGCGTTCGTCGCGGCCAGCGACATCTCCGACGCGCGGCTGGCGCTGGCCCGCCGGATGGGCGCCGACCTGGTGGTGGACGCCCGCACCGAGGACCTGGCGGCCCGCATCCGCGAGGCCGGCGGGGACGGCGTGGACGTGGTCCTGGAGATGTCCGGGTCGGAAGCGGGGCTGGCGGCGGGGCTGCGGGCCCTGCGGCCCGGCGGGTGGGTCTCGCTGCTGGGGCTGCCCGACCAGCCCGTGCGGGTGGACCTGGCCGGCGGGGTGATCTTCAAGGGCGCGCGCCTGGCCGGGATCTTCGGGCGCAAGATCTGGCAGACCTGGGAGGAGGCCACCGCCCTGCTGCGCCGCGGGCTGGATGTGATCCCGGTGATCACCCACCGGTTTCCCCTGGAGCGGTTTCAGGAGGCGTTTGACCTCCTGCGGGCCGGAGCCGCCGGCAAGGTGCTACTCTATCTGTGA
- a CDS encoding glycine C-acetyltransferase has protein sequence MGNPLAYLDRELDELRERGLFRWPRLLEGPQEPVARYDGREVINLCSNNYLGLATHPRLKAAARRALDELGVGSGAVRTIAGNMAIHRELEQELARFKQTEAALLFQSGFTANAGTVAALLGKEDVIVSDELNHASIIDGARLSGAQKKIYPHKDVAAARRLLEESRGARRVLLITDGVFSMDGDIAPLPDLVALAEEFGAIMMVDDAHASGVLGHQGRGTVDHFGLHGRVHVQVGTLSKAFAAIGGYVAGSQTLADFLIHKARPLLFSTSHPPAVAASALAAVRLVQEEPELIERLWDNTRFFKKALAQQGWNTGASETPITPVIVGDERLAMELSDRLFAAGVFAQGIAFPTVPRGTARVRTIVTAAHTRTHLQKALDAFERVGRELRLI, from the coding sequence ATGGGCAATCCGCTGGCCTATCTGGATCGAGAACTGGACGAGCTGCGCGAGCGGGGCCTGTTCCGGTGGCCCCGGCTGCTGGAGGGTCCCCAGGAACCCGTGGCCCGCTACGATGGCCGGGAGGTCATCAACCTGTGCTCCAACAACTACCTGGGCCTGGCCACCCATCCCCGGCTGAAGGCGGCGGCGCGGCGGGCCCTGGACGAGCTGGGCGTGGGCTCGGGGGCCGTGCGCACCATCGCCGGCAACATGGCCATCCACCGGGAGCTGGAGCAGGAGCTGGCGCGGTTCAAGCAGACCGAGGCGGCGCTGCTGTTCCAGTCGGGGTTCACCGCCAACGCGGGGACGGTGGCCGCGCTGCTGGGCAAGGAGGACGTGATCGTCAGCGACGAGCTCAACCACGCCAGCATCATCGACGGCGCCCGCCTGTCGGGGGCGCAGAAGAAGATCTACCCCCACAAGGACGTGGCCGCCGCCCGGCGCCTGCTGGAGGAATCCCGGGGGGCGCGGCGGGTGCTGCTGATCACCGACGGCGTGTTCAGCATGGACGGCGACATCGCGCCGTTGCCGGACCTGGTGGCCCTGGCGGAGGAGTTCGGGGCCATCATGATGGTGGACGACGCCCACGCCAGCGGCGTCCTGGGCCACCAGGGCCGGGGGACGGTGGACCACTTCGGGCTGCACGGCCGGGTGCACGTGCAGGTGGGCACCCTGTCCAAGGCGTTCGCCGCCATCGGGGGATACGTGGCCGGCAGCCAGACGCTGGCCGACTTCCTGATTCACAAAGCCCGGCCGCTGCTGTTCTCCACGTCGCACCCCCCGGCGGTGGCGGCGTCGGCCCTGGCCGCCGTCCGCCTGGTGCAGGAAGAGCCGGAGCTGATCGAACGGCTGTGGGACAACACGCGCTTTTTCAAGAAGGCCCTGGCCCAGCAGGGCTGGAACACCGGGGCCAGCGAGACGCCCATCACGCCCGTGATCGTGGGGGACGAGCGCCTGGCCATGGAGCTCTCCGACCGGCTGTTCGCCGCCGGCGTCTTCGCCCAGGGCATCGCCTTTCCCACGGTGCCCCGGGGCACGGCCCGGGTGCGCACCATCGTCACCGCCGCCCACACCCGGACGCACCTGCAGAAGGCTCTGGACGCGTTCGAAAGGGTGGGGCGGGAGCTGCGCCTGATCTGA
- a CDS encoding molybdopterin molybdotransferase MoeA has translation MKVSTPPTPQEARELFSRAYRPQPCGVERVPLLRARGRVLAQEVVASGDLPPFDRASVDGYAVRAADTAGASSGAPVTLAVVGEVRVDEPARVTVGAGQAVRIPTGGMLPEGADAVVMQEHTVRQDGAVAVERPVRPGENVVQRGSDVRTGEVLLRPGRRLRPQDLGLLAGLDIPEVLVYRQPVVGVIVTGDELVAPGHPLRGSQIHDMNTYTLSGLIEQVGALPRAYGIVEDNLAVLVQVARQAHRECDVLVLSGGSSVGERDLVADAVAALGAPGIVVHGVAIRPGKPTILAVAAGKPVFGLPGNVVSAMVTFDVFVRPVLEEMMGMREPPRPWQVVRARLARPVAAGDREDHVRVSLVERTGTLWAVPLPGGSGIITSMVRADGLVTVPPHAALAEGSEVEVRLCG, from the coding sequence GTGAAGGTGTCCACCCCGCCGACCCCCCAGGAGGCCCGGGAGCTGTTCTCCCGGGCGTACCGCCCGCAGCCCTGCGGGGTGGAGCGGGTGCCGCTGCTGCGGGCCCGCGGGCGGGTTCTGGCCCAGGAGGTCGTGGCCTCCGGTGACCTGCCCCCGTTTGACCGCGCGTCGGTGGACGGATACGCCGTGCGCGCCGCCGACACGGCCGGGGCGTCGTCGGGGGCCCCCGTGACCCTGGCCGTGGTCGGCGAGGTCCGCGTCGATGAACCCGCGCGCGTCACCGTGGGCGCCGGCCAGGCGGTCCGGATCCCCACCGGGGGGATGCTGCCCGAGGGCGCCGACGCGGTGGTGATGCAGGAGCACACCGTGCGCCAGGACGGCGCGGTGGCGGTGGAGCGGCCGGTGCGGCCCGGGGAGAACGTCGTCCAGCGGGGGTCCGACGTGCGGACCGGAGAGGTCCTCCTGCGCCCCGGCCGCCGGCTGCGGCCCCAGGATCTGGGTCTCCTGGCGGGCCTGGACATTCCGGAGGTCCTGGTCTACCGGCAGCCGGTGGTGGGCGTGATCGTGACCGGCGACGAGCTGGTGGCTCCCGGCCACCCTCTGCGCGGCAGCCAGATCCACGACATGAACACCTACACCCTGTCCGGCCTGATCGAGCAGGTGGGGGCGCTCCCCCGCGCCTACGGGATCGTGGAGGACAACCTCGCCGTGCTGGTCCAGGTGGCCCGACAGGCCCACCGGGAGTGCGACGTCCTGGTGCTCAGCGGCGGCAGCTCGGTGGGCGAGCGGGACCTGGTGGCCGACGCCGTGGCGGCCCTGGGGGCACCCGGCATCGTGGTCCACGGGGTGGCCATCCGCCCCGGCAAGCCCACGATCCTGGCCGTGGCCGCGGGCAAGCCGGTGTTCGGGCTGCCGGGCAACGTGGTCTCGGCCATGGTGACCTTCGACGTCTTCGTGCGGCCGGTCCTGGAGGAGATGATGGGGATGCGCGAGCCGCCCCGCCCCTGGCAGGTGGTGCGGGCGCGCCTGGCGCGGCCGGTGGCGGCCGGGGACCGCGAAGATCACGTGCGGGTCTCCTTGGTGGAGCGGACCGGAACCCTGTGGGCCGTGCCGCTGCCGGGCGGATCGGGCATCATCACGTCCATGGTGCGGGCCGACGGGCTGGTCACGGTGCCGCCGCATGCCGCCCTGGCCGAAGGCAGCGAGGTGGAGGTCAGGCTCTGTGGGTAG